In Pirellulales bacterium, one genomic interval encodes:
- a CDS encoding sensor histidine kinase — MSSAELHQQLTDRYKEFAALAGGLAHEIKNPLSTIRLNMELLAEEFGGASEDPRQRRALAKIATVERECQRLQDLLDNFLSFAKPAEVRLEVTSLNQAVDRVLDFVAPKLAEQRIEIVRYLDANLPSVRLDRESFHAALLNLVLNADQAMPEGGQLMARTKRLGPDLVALDLIDTGCGMDAKTLAKIFQVFYSTKRGGSGLGLPTTRKIVEAHGGRLRVQSEVGRGTQFTLELPAANELAPTPAQLPDPQE, encoded by the coding sequence ATGAGCTCGGCCGAGCTGCACCAGCAACTGACCGATCGCTACAAGGAGTTCGCCGCCCTGGCCGGCGGCCTCGCGCACGAGATCAAGAACCCCCTCTCCACCATTCGCCTGAATATGGAGCTGCTGGCCGAGGAGTTCGGCGGCGCGAGCGAGGATCCGCGCCAGCGCCGCGCCTTGGCCAAGATCGCCACCGTCGAGCGCGAATGCCAGCGCCTGCAAGATCTGCTCGACAACTTCCTCAGCTTCGCCAAGCCGGCCGAGGTCCGGCTGGAAGTGACCAGCCTGAATCAGGCGGTCGATCGGGTGCTCGATTTCGTGGCCCCCAAGCTGGCCGAGCAGCGCATCGAGATCGTGCGCTACCTCGACGCGAATCTGCCCAGCGTGCGGCTGGACCGCGAGTCCTTCCACGCGGCCTTGTTAAACCTGGTGCTGAACGCCGACCAGGCCATGCCCGAGGGGGGGCAACTCATGGCCCGCACCAAGCGCCTGGGCCCCGACCTCGTGGCGCTCGATCTGATCGACACCGGCTGCGGCATGGACGCCAAGACGCTGGCCAAAATCTTCCAGGTCTTCTACAGCACAAAGCGCGGCGGCTCAGGCCTCGGGCTACCCACCACCCGCAAAATCGTCGAAGCCCACGGCGGCCGCCTCCGAGTGCAAAGCGAAGTAGGCCGCGGCACCCAGTTCACCCTAGAACTCCCCGCCGCCAACGAACTAGCCCCAACCCCCGCGCAACTCCCCGACCCGCAAGAATAA